The window GTGCCCGGCGGCTGGTCCGCCGACGGCTACCGGTACGTACTGCCCGCGGTCGGCTCGTACCGCTTCACCGCCGGCCGCTGTACGGCGTCCGGGGCGCCCTGCCCCGGCGCGCTCGCCCTGGACCGCGGTACGGCCCCCGACAGCCTGGTCGCCGCGGAGTGGACCGCCCCCGGCGGCGACCGGCAGGCCCGGCTGTGGCGGTACGCGTTCAGCACCGATCCCGCCCGCGCCGGGCTGCTCGCGACGGACCCCGCGGGGCGGGCGGACGCGGTGGAGGCGTACCGGACCGGGACCTCCGGCATCCGGGGGGTGCTGTCGTACCGGCAGCCCGGGGCGAAGCTGCCGTCCTGGTATGTGGGACACCTGCCCGGTTCGCGGGACGGGCACGGCGGGCTGTGGCGGCAGGACACGAAGGATGCGCGGGCGGCGCACTGCGGCGCGGACTCCTCGCACCGCTGCTGGGCGCGGGAGGCCGGCTCCCTCTCCTACTGGCAGGAGACCGGCGAGGTGTGGTCGCTGTCGGACCGGATGCTCTTCTCCCTGCCCCTGGCGACCCTCGACCGCTCACTGCGGTGACACCCGTCCGGCCCGGGTGCCGTACGACCCGGGTGCCGGGCGGCCCGGGTGGGCGGTGCGCATCCGCGGTGACCTGCGCACCTGCGTGACCCGGTCGATCGACAGACGGGCCGACGGGATGATTCCCTGGCCCGCATGAGCAGCGTCCCTGTCACCACCTGGTCCCTGGAGCAGACGTCCCCGTCCGACCTCCTGCCCGCCGCCGCCCCCGAGGGCGACGTCAGGATCGTCCGTGCGGAGGTCCCCTCCCCCGAGTTCAGCCGCTTCCTGTACGCCTCGGTCGGCGGCGACATCCGGTGGACGGACCGGCTCGGCTGGAGCCACGCGCGGTGGCGGGAGTACCTGGAGCGGCCCGGCGTGGAGACCTGGGTGGCGTACGACCGGGGCACCCCGGCCGGTTACGTCGAACTGGAGGCACAGGGCGAGGGCGTCGTCGAGATCGTC of the Streptomyces sp. 1222.5 genome contains:
- a CDS encoding GNAT family N-acetyltransferase, with the protein product MSSVPVTTWSLEQTSPSDLLPAAAPEGDVRIVRAEVPSPEFSRFLYASVGGDIRWTDRLGWSHARWREYLERPGVETWVAYDRGTPAGYVELEAQGEGVVEIVYFGLLPASRGRRIGGHLLSSGTARAWDLAERWPGRTPTKRVWLHTCSKDGEYAMDNYRRRGFKLFDTKVELEPEIATPGPWPGAYPA